From the genome of Triticum aestivum cultivar Chinese Spring chromosome 1A, IWGSC CS RefSeq v2.1, whole genome shotgun sequence:
AGGATTGTTCAAAAATACATGCGGCTGGTGTCAGCTGAAAAATAAAATATTCGTCCTGTAGACCCAGATTGTGGCTTTCCCAAGATGAGGAGAGTGATGCTCGTTGAAACTTCTAAGTCTCCCCAGGTTTGGATGGCCAGTTGGGGATAGCCTAACTGGGTTCATCTTCAAATCATGCATCATtgtgtttgttttctttttttgtctTGGTGTTGGTAGTTTGTTCCAGAAAGACATTGTGATTTCTGTTATTGGAAATTGGAGAGGGGGCTCATTTAGAAAAATGGTAAGTATTTGCTATTTAGACTGGACGCACCGTGCCTCTCCAATCGTTAGAAGGAGAAGAGATGGGCATCCATATTTGGAAAAAGAGAGTTTTTTTTACATAAATCAACCACTCCAAGTTGTTGGTATTTTGCTATAAAAACCTAAGTTTCGGGGAATTTTTCGATATGAAACTTAGTATCAGATGAAACTCATGTATGGTATATGGAGTTTTAGATGAGAATCTTTCAGATCGATTTTCTTAATTGAGATGGTCTGCGAGTAGATAGTGACAaaaatgtaatattatttttataaAGACATAATATTATTTTCTCTGGAAATAACAACAACAAAAACCCCAAAGAGATAGAGTGGTGGTTGATTTGGTTAAAATATAATGGTATTTATGTAAATATGCTACAACCTAATTTGTGTTGAATCTTGCCCGTTACCTTTTCGTCCAGCGAACCAAAAAAATCACGGgtgcctcatgtgcatatatttGGCCAATGCACCAGATAGGTTCTTGTCACAACTTGTATCCAAGCCCGACCATATCAACCATAGTCATACTCGACATATTAAATAGATGATGATAAGATAATGACACGACAATGATGCAAATCCATGCATATTCTAAATCACAATGAATCATTCTCTCTTGTTAACTCTAAATAATGGTATTTCTGGGAAGTACAGTATGTAACTAAAGCACTTTTCACATTTCAGTGCAACAAGTGAATATGTACACCGACTGCACCCATGTCTCTCCGATTATCGCATGGAGAAGTTATGGACATGCTCTTTTTTTGAAAAAGATGAAAAAGGTTTGCCTCGTATATTATTTAAGAGAGAAGAAAAGTTTTTGTTACAAATACACCCCTTAAGACAACAAAGGAACTACTCTCCCGACATGATTGTCCCTTATTTCTTATCCCCCGTGACCACCCAAAGCAAGGCCTCCTTCATAGGCATATTAAATCATTATAGGATTTTGCTATGAAACTAAGTTTCAGATATAAAACTAAAATTCGGTATTTTTGGGGTATGAAACTATGTTTCAAGAGATTTTTATGGAGTCAAACTTGGTTTGTTCATCATTCACACCTTTAATTGCGGGAAAAAAAGATGTCTACCAACTTGCCCAAGTAGATGCATGAGACGAAGAGTAGAGATAGGACATGTAAGCTGGTTTTTTGGTCTCTTATAATATATCAGAGTCCTtttcataaaaacaacaacaacaaataaaTCGTAGTTTGGTCTTGTTCATGTTGATTCGGGAAGTGACTCAACTTGAAACTAATTATCGATCGAGTGACCTGCCATAGCCGTAGCCCGTTGGCAGTGAGGTCGATATGTAGCATCGTGATGTCTAGCTAGCTAACTATGGGTGGGATACCATGTTAGGTATCTACAAAAGTGCATGTTCAGGTGATTATCTATTTTGCTATGTAGGATGATTTGAGATAACCTTTGCAATGGTACCCTATTAGTATTACCTAGAATCTTCATTGATACTCAGGCTAGTCAATATTGTTGTCTTTGTGTAGGTCACATTTAAACCAGTTCCGTCATTTTAGGACACAACTATTTTGTGTGACCAGTTTACTATCGACTCTTGATGAGAATGATATACTGAAGGACTAGCTACACTCTAGCTTTGTGCATGCCTTAGTTTTCAAGGTGGTTTAAGAATATGTCTATGAACCCAATGTATATGTGCACCGGATGTGACCATGCTTCTTCAATTGTTGGATGGAGAAGTGATGACCATGATCTGTTGACTCCTGCCATATTAAACACATTGTATTTCCATAAAAATCAACCTTCGGTATTTTGCTATGAAACTAATTTTTGATACAAAACTAAGTTTCATGAAGTCTTGGGTATGGAAGTAAGTTTCATCAAGTTTTAAGATATGaaacatgatgaaacttgtgtgtggaTTATCAAGTTTTAGATGAGATAACTTGTTGGGTTGATTTTCTGAGCTGAGGTGGATTGCGGGTTGATATTGGTAAAAATATAAGGTTATATTTCCTAAAAATAGCAGCAACCAAAACCCCAAAGAGCTGTGGTGCGCACTGATTTTTACAAAATACAAGATTATTTATGTAAACTAGAGAATACCCTGACGCGTTGCTGCTGAAATCGATTGCAATATATTTCAGGGATTTGATTGTATGAAGCTTTTATCGTTGAATTAATAATATATGAACTAAAGCTGAAAATAAATATTATATATTGTATTTGATTATTGTGTACTTAGAAAATATTCTGAATAGAAGTGGCATAACTTAATGGAAAAAAAATTCATGCATATTGAGTGGACCTTTGATGATGTGGCACGTGTGGTGAGATAAAAGGTGTGCATGAGATCAAGTAATAGTGAAAAACTTTTTCTCATGCATGTAGTGGTGGGCCTTTCATGAGGTGGCATCtatgcatgttgagataaatataatagtggggatcaacttcttatgTATATAGGATAAGCAGCCACCTAACCTGTGTTTAATCTTGCTCGTCGCCTTTTCATCCAATGACCTAAACCATAGGCGCAGTGCATTGGATACATTCTCCCCATGACTTGTATCCAAGCCCAATCAAACATAGTCATACTCGGCGTCTTAAAGCGGTGATGGTAAGCTAATGGCACGACAATGATGTAAATCCGTGCgcattctacatcaacaccatgaaTCACTCTTTCTCAGTAACTCCAATAAGCGGTCTTTCAAGAAATGTGTAACTGAATGCCATGTGTAAATTTCAACATACCGTCCTACCATGCATCGACCTTGTCGTGTCGGACCCGTGTCCTGAAATTCGATTCCGAAAGTATTTTTACCGTATGTAAATTGCCGAAACGGCTTCCGATTCCGTGGATCGAACCAAAATCTCTGCTGACTAAATCGAATCACGCGTCGACAAAAGTTTAACAAGGTTTGAATGAATCTTGTATGAGATATTCGCAAAAAAAATCTTTTCTGAAATGTGGCCGAGCTTATGTTTTGCCCGGACATGTTGGCACCCACGCACATGTCTGATGTGCGTACCGAGACTGTTCACGCCCCGGTCGAGACAAAGAGGAGTCCCGGCAGGTTGTACCACGCCACAGGCGTACGCCGGGGCCACCTCCCCTTTTTACGTTGGGCGCTCGCTGTCACGGGGCGATCGGGCAGATCACCAGCCGTTAAAATTTTCGTCAGAGCAGCGATCGAGCCGGCCCGCCGTTATATACCACGCGCCCCGGAGCCTTCCCTTGAGCACGCAGCGCACTGCACCCCGCAGCCCGCACCACACCAACCAGCAGCACTGCCCTCCTAGCTAGTGCCGGCCACTCGAACGAGCAAGCGCAGCCGCTGCTTCTGTCGGCGGCAGGGTAGGTGGcgccgtgcgtgcgtgcgtgaggTGGTCGGCCggcgaggatgatgaggacggtggcggtggtggcggtggccgtgctgctggcggcggcggtggcggcggaggcgggcgaGCTCAAGGTGGGGTACTACGACAAGAGCTGCCGGGGCGTGGAGAACGTGGTGAAGTGGCACGTCGCCAGGGCCATCAAGGCCAACCGCAAGAGCGGCGCCGCCCTCGTCCGCCTCatcttccacgactgcttcgtcagggtacgtacgccgccgccgccgccgtctatcTCTCTCTTCTCTGTCACTCCGGCCGGCCACTGCTATGCTCTTTAATCGGTAACCACACCGCCGGCCACTGCTGTCGAGCTAGCAGAAGTACCTCTGTGTACAGTAGCACTGGTTAAGCTAGCTAGTAAGAGCAGTTTGTCCATGCGTGCAGCCCACCTGCAACTTTACATGGTGCATGCACAGTGACTTCGCTCGTGATCCACAATGCCGCAGCACATTCGTACACGATGCAATTCAATTCGAAGCTGGAATGGGTATATATTCTGAAAGAACCAATCAGTGAACATGGCAATTAGTTAAGCACGGAGTTATCTGGACAGTTAGGAGCCATCATAAGTTTCAAAGTAGTCCCAGATGTTAGGCTAGCGGAGTAGTTGGTTTGCACGTCATTGTCATCGCCCAGATGTGAATCATGGAAGCACGTCACTCCCAGCCACTATGCTCAACTTGAACAGTTGAACGGCTAGCTTCCGTGCGCTACCTGCTCACCAGCTGATGCACATAACTTGCGCAGCTAGCCCAGCTGATGCCGAGGATAACACTTGCACAGCCGAACCGATGCCGCCGGAACACGATGCTTTCCTTGGACATGTAGATATCCATCTTTCCAGCTATCTAGGCCGGCCGCTCGCCTTTCACTTTGCTAGGACCCGGCAGCATCACTGTGCCGCCCATTGTCATTATCTCCGGCTCTCTTCCTCTGCTTTTCTCTTCTCCTTTTTCTGCTTTTCTTCCGTGTGCCCGGTGTCGTTGTCTTTTGTCATTTCTCTGCTTTTAATTCCCCATGTGCCTGATGATGATACGCGTGATAATAGGCTCTCTTGAGAATCCACGGTTATGCGTCGTCATCGTAGGAGTCGTTTAGATTTTTCCTCGAAATTTCGTGAATGATTGGGTGACTTTGGATGACAAATTCTAACGATCCGCGGTTAGGCGTCTGTGTCCATAGCTATCCGGCATGTAGAATTTTCTTGGTAAGAGTCATGTTGTGCTTTCCATTCCCCTAAGTAGGCAGGCACCCCTATTAAGAATGAGAGGAGTGTACAATGCGAGTACAATACTTGACAGCAAAAGGGCAGtttttagttttggttttgcaaCCTAGAATAGATAAGGTGGTTACTTGTAGCATCTTTACTTGACTACTAGATGCCGGTACTTGATGGGTGTTTCTCTTCTCAATATACAACTAGGTCTAAAATGCTAGGTATAAAGTATAGATAAAGTGTGGAGGATGATTGTGATATATTTGTAATATACTGTCTTTGAACATCAACTAGTGTAAACTAATTGCATTGTGTGTATTCTATAACTAGGATAGGAATGTATTAGACTTTTTTTGTGGGGTATATGAATGTATTAGACGTTGTTAGCTTTTCCCTTGTTCTTTTGCCATGGAAAGAAAACACAGAAGAAAGGCAAGCCATAGACTGTAAAGAGAAAGAGAAAGCGCACCTATATCAAAGATCAATAATTGGTTGCACCAGTGCTCAATATAAGCACCCCACAAGTTCAAATGATCTGTTGAAAACCTCCTATAGTACTATTTGTATTTAAGAGTAATTAATATGTAATGGATTATAGGTGGAAAACATAAATATTCCCCTTTTCATCTGAAAATGAAGGTGCATACAAGTCTCTCCGAGATGGTCCATCTATCAGTACGTAACTAATTAGACTAAACGATACTTATTGCCCAATAATGCGCATTGCCGACAGTGCATTGGGAGTGCATGTCTGTCCAACAACTAAAAGGTAACCCGCACATTTCAGATCCAGATCGTGCTATAATAATGCTTTGCAAGTACCGACGAAATGACTTCCCATGCACACTTCAGCTGTGTGATTGGTTAAAATGCTTGGTTTGTCCCATCAAAGCTAACGAATTGTGCTAGTAACGACCATGCTGTAGGAGTACGATCAGCTGGATAACTAACGCACGAGCGTACGTACGTGCAGGGCTGTGACGCGTCGGTGCTGCTGGACCCGACGCCGGAGAACCCCAAAACGGAGAAGACGGCGCCGATCAACATCGGCCTGGCCGCCTTCGACCTGCTCGACGACATCAAGGCGGCGGTGGAGGACCGGTGCCCCGgcgtcgtctcctgcgccgacatcctCATCTTCGCCGCCCGCGACGCCGCCAGCCTGCTAAGCAACGGCCACGTCCACTTCgacgccctcgccggccgcctggACGGCATGCACTCCCACGCGGCGGAGGCGCAGCAGGACCTCCCCGACTCCACCTTCACCATCGCGGAGCTCATCCAGAACTTcaagcgcaagaacttcaccatcGAGGAGCTGGTGATCCTGTCCGGCGCGCACGCCGTGGGCGTGGGCCACTGCTCGTCGCTCCGCGCCCGGCTCACGGCCCCCGCCGACCAGATCCTCCCGGCATACCGGGGCCTCCTCGCCGGCAAGTGCGCCAAGGGCCCGGACCCCATCGTGCCCAACAACATCAGGGACGAGGacgccggcgcggtggcggcggccgtcCCGGGGTTCCTCCCGAAGCTGAGGAAGGTCAAGGACTTCCTGGACAACAGCTACTACCACAACAACCTGGCAAGGATCGTCACCTTCAACTCCGACTGGCAGCTGCTGACGGAGAAGGAGGCGCGCGGCCACGTGCACGAGTACGCCGACAACGGCACGCTGTGGGACGAGGACTTCTCCGACTCGCTCGTCAAGCTCAGCAAGCTGCCCATGCCGCACGGCAGCAAGGGCGAGATCAGGAAGATGTGCCGCTTCGTCAACCACTAGCTTTCCAACTCCCAAGTTCCTACCGCTGACGTTTTTCATGGTTAAATTTGCATCGATCTGCATCGATCGATCGCGTTTGATTATTCGTTTGTTGTTATGTTAtgttttcattttcttcttcttcgatTTGTGGGATTGATTTGTGGACAAATGTGCGCATGCGCCTGCGTGCGATCTGTGTAGATTTTTTCCCCGTCAAGTGTTGTGCCTTTTGGTTGGCTTGGATACCATGCATCAACGCATCCAATGCTCATGTAATAATAAGGGTAAAAGAAGATGATGAAGTAAATTACGTAGTAGTACAATTGCCCCTATAGTTTGCCCCGTTCTTCGACAAAATGAATGTTGGTCGTTCACATATGTTGGTTCTTTACCAGGCCCGCGTTTTTCCTGCCTTTTTGGGCCATCCATCACTAGTGTCGGCATTCCTAGCATTGGCTtattccaaaaaaaaaaaaatatactccctccgtcttataatgtaagacatttttgacACTCTACA
Proteins encoded in this window:
- the LOC123190266 gene encoding peroxidase 2, whose amino-acid sequence is MMRTVAVVAVAVLLAAAVAAEAGELKVGYYDKSCRGVENVVKWHVARAIKANRKSGAALVRLIFHDCFVRGCDASVLLDPTPENPKTEKTAPINIGLAAFDLLDDIKAAVEDRCPGVVSCADILIFAARDAASLLSNGHVHFDALAGRLDGMHSHAAEAQQDLPDSTFTIAELIQNFKRKNFTIEELVILSGAHAVGVGHCSSLRARLTAPADQILPAYRGLLAGKCAKGPDPIVPNNIRDEDAGAVAAAVPGFLPKLRKVKDFLDNSYYHNNLARIVTFNSDWQLLTEKEARGHVHEYADNGTLWDEDFSDSLVKLSKLPMPHGSKGEIRKMCRFVNH